The proteins below are encoded in one region of bacterium:
- a CDS encoding M1 family aminopeptidase — MYLKSLILAILASTLVFAAPRQTGPWGTPTPNSELRHRLHSRAGSLDDDSLHRYDMLEIHPTMSMNPDSQIFRSSVIYTVRASQIPLDRVDLRFTESLTMDSVWSLGETTVTYTRDGLDSLQILLSPAVPLHDTVEFGIAYHGNPAIIDSWGGFRFVRAQGDRGNMGFSMGDGLNLDLPPANYNWLPSYADPTDKVLWDAETELSRSQTATQFMTVGMPVSVDSSASRTVWHYRLDQPVSTYLLAISAGNYRTFVQRTEHPLIMNWVYPNHLAAAQIAYANVPAVLDSFSARFGPYPFDRFGYAMTPIGDMEHATCVFHVENAVQANHTYDWLLFHEMSHQWWGDWVTCGDWRDLWLNEGFGTYCEALGMEALGGHAAYQDYVETDLFPAALTTNENFPIYNPDYYWGSTVYEKGACVMHMLRQLLGDTAFFDAWREYGQEHAFGNAVTAEWQLKLEEHYGGSLQWFFDEWVYTGTRYPLYHVLIDLIDIPVFHIAQTQTTGTLFRMPVDVRVSFANRPDSVFTVWNDATADQTFELTGLTDIRGVQIDPGNKILKRATYTYLGTGTPLSPALPKEFRITSVSPNPFNSAAVVRFDLPKSATVRLRVFDLLGREQTTRDLGSLPAGTHQVAWDGTNAASGVYLFRLESEQECRVAKAILLK, encoded by the coding sequence ATGTATCTAAAATCACTGATTTTAGCAATTCTGGCCAGTACTCTTGTGTTTGCGGCGCCGCGCCAGACCGGCCCATGGGGAACTCCCACGCCGAATTCCGAGTTGCGCCATAGACTCCACAGCCGCGCCGGGTCACTGGATGATGACAGCCTGCATCGCTATGACATGCTGGAAATCCACCCGACGATGAGCATGAACCCTGACAGTCAAATCTTCCGCTCCTCCGTGATCTACACCGTTCGCGCGAGCCAGATTCCGCTGGACCGGGTGGACTTGCGCTTCACGGAGTCGCTCACCATGGACTCCGTCTGGTCGCTCGGCGAAACAACCGTCACATACACCCGCGACGGTCTCGACAGCCTGCAGATTCTGTTGAGCCCTGCCGTGCCCCTCCATGATACGGTGGAATTCGGTATCGCCTACCACGGGAATCCCGCGATTATCGATTCCTGGGGCGGCTTCCGTTTCGTGCGCGCTCAAGGGGATCGCGGCAATATGGGCTTCAGCATGGGGGACGGTCTCAATCTCGACTTGCCTCCGGCCAACTACAACTGGCTTCCTTCCTATGCCGATCCGACGGACAAGGTTCTGTGGGATGCCGAGACGGAACTGAGCCGTTCGCAAACGGCTACCCAGTTCATGACGGTCGGCATGCCGGTCTCGGTCGACAGTTCCGCATCGCGCACGGTCTGGCATTACCGCCTCGACCAGCCTGTTTCCACCTACCTGTTGGCGATTTCTGCCGGTAACTATCGGACATTTGTGCAGCGAACGGAACACCCGTTGATTATGAACTGGGTCTATCCGAACCACCTTGCCGCGGCGCAGATTGCCTACGCGAATGTTCCCGCCGTACTCGATAGCTTTTCCGCCCGCTTCGGTCCCTATCCGTTCGACCGCTTCGGCTACGCGATGACGCCCATCGGCGACATGGAGCATGCCACCTGTGTCTTCCATGTCGAGAACGCGGTGCAGGCCAATCACACCTACGACTGGCTGCTCTTCCATGAGATGTCTCATCAGTGGTGGGGCGACTGGGTTACTTGCGGCGACTGGCGCGACCTCTGGCTGAACGAAGGCTTCGGCACCTACTGTGAGGCTCTCGGTATGGAAGCCCTCGGCGGCCATGCCGCCTATCAGGACTACGTCGAGACCGATCTCTTCCCTGCGGCACTCACCACCAACGAGAACTTCCCCATCTACAATCCGGATTACTATTGGGGATCGACCGTCTACGAGAAGGGCGCCTGCGTAATGCACATGCTGCGCCAGCTTCTCGGCGATACCGCCTTTTTCGATGCCTGGCGTGAGTATGGTCAGGAACACGCCTTCGGCAACGCCGTGACCGCGGAATGGCAGCTCAAACTTGAAGAGCATTACGGCGGCAGTTTGCAGTGGTTTTTCGATGAGTGGGTGTACACGGGCACGCGCTATCCGCTGTACCATGTACTGATCGATCTCATCGACATTCCTGTCTTTCACATTGCGCAGACACAAACTACGGGCACGCTCTTTCGCATGCCGGTCGATGTACGCGTCTCGTTTGCCAATCGACCGGATTCTGTCTTCACCGTCTGGAATGATGCGACAGCGGATCAGACCTTTGAACTGACCGGCCTCACGGACATTCGCGGTGTCCAGATCGACCCCGGCAATAAGATTCTCAAGCGGGCCACCTACACGTATTTGGGCACCGGTACCCCGCTGTCTCCGGCATTGCCCAAAGAGTTCAGGATCACTTCCGTCTCGCCTAATCCTTTCAATAGCGCGGCCGTTGTCCGCTTTGATCTCCCCAAGTCTGCCACGGTGCGTTTACGGGTCTTCGACCTTCTGGGGCGCGAGCAAACCACCCGCGATCTGGGATCGCTTCCCGCCGGCACGCATCAGGTGGCTTGGGATGGCACGAATGCCGCGTCCGGCGTCTATCTTTTCCGTCTTGAATCCGAACAAGAATGCAGGGTCGCTAAAGCGATTCTTCTCAAATAA
- a CDS encoding C25 family cysteine peptidase, with amino-acid sequence MYQHRLLLVLIHIILLITLAAAQTGPVAELLDPSGPAVATVSVVSENRGETVLEFRLSAVYAGRDSAVGQAWTTLAVPGMVNAAQSGWPEVPQLSAFVQISSASADVAIVEDDTLHRAYGAIRPAADPLDRDQSLELRRDPAPQFYTGHQTYPVHSVTVTLRGGIGRAQVALVTFSPFQTNAGTGECIIHTRMRVRVTHAGRAALDSDGRLPASTRDLLVRLLMTRGQESSEAGNPEQMLLITEPQFLPALQPFIAWKAQTGVLVHTAIYSHVASNGPALRTYIRGVCDTLRPTPGYLLIVGDVNVIPAFYGLNNSLTDHPYSLLSDDDYLPDISIGRIPCQTVDDCEVWVNRLLSYERDAVPERNFKGLVVSSNSGVDPQHGIYVGNLLRSSGMDTVDQLQEPQTTTLSNFLTSMNAGRQWIFYIGHGFAQGWSSIHPNFVNGNQEQVTSEAAPIVISVACATADLDYPGESFAEHWLPEPGGRGPVAYFGATERTPFYYSDTLGLGMLRAVFLQGCDRLGTAADLGRLATAQSFPQPSGGVTEETIQQFVLLGDPSMHVFSAIPESLTVNAPSTLPLHSTGLPVSVQRGSQLVAGAAICLMDDSARLYQVYHTDSLGQVSIPLQLTVPGTLHLTVTGHNAIPAMRAISIVSDTTAHLTLNAVRVMDATGDNDHQADRSESCALQFSFFNSGRAASPEGLVRVSCEDIRLILSSQALTLPSIASGQTVHAPESLRVAVSDSVNDQDVALLRVVTLPGNGDSSVTIYPLVLHAPRLVFGSASLQEDSGDGDGNPNAGERLALHLKFPNSGSDRAWSPACSIRTADPAVHILDVQLDSPSIAAGDTLVATAFLRADSTVPRGFEFTYGYELSAAHAAPVTGIGSARIGQIPVFLYELDPMPQPIDAVQDALSALGVEHERAQDLPPDLSRYMSIWIFCGVFPNVVSLPQAEAARIAQYLDSGGNCYWEGGDVWVFDEETPLHPYFHIRGMQDGSSDAGPVQGETGTAFAPYEFRYAGENSFIDRLAPLDNAVTILRNVRPGAVYPLCIAYAGATYRTVGSSIELGALADTTLPSTRVHLFRDILNWFGIPARMDTSAPTVRSFASASVYTVHAPVSISADVQDLSGVQSASLRYRIGDGMILTIPMHAVAGRYRTTLEEIPAGTTVYYSVRATNASPAHYTVTTPEIPLDIPPDSGGIFADDLSGTCAAELSSRITAGQGCSWSLTQYPQGIPVLELHSRDGESIAYTTQVFDASRLQNPAMSFWQYLRETSEQQRLLARVSGSTDGGQTFPHSVWAFTQQGGGALEEGVQPSAALSWMQGRQNVALRFEFFGNGYWRLRDIAVRSTAPSEAVPVKDLVIAVVPTGIQLAWSPVPGAGRYVVRGSVSTHFADGYKDLIITRDTTYAEWDDTLPTRYYEVQAILTESSTTISASRSAAELLPADLKWNRKLQTQARR; translated from the coding sequence ATGTATCAACATCGGCTGCTTCTCGTACTTATCCACATCATTTTGTTGATAACTCTCGCGGCCGCCCAGACCGGGCCGGTCGCCGAGTTGCTTGACCCGTCCGGCCCTGCCGTCGCGACGGTTTCTGTCGTTTCCGAAAACCGCGGCGAAACCGTGCTCGAATTTCGCCTGAGCGCGGTGTACGCTGGCCGTGACAGTGCCGTCGGTCAGGCGTGGACCACGCTCGCCGTTCCCGGTATGGTGAATGCTGCGCAGAGTGGCTGGCCGGAAGTTCCGCAACTGTCCGCCTTCGTGCAGATCAGTTCTGCGTCCGCCGACGTCGCCATTGTGGAGGACGATACGCTGCATCGTGCGTACGGAGCCATCCGCCCCGCCGCCGATCCTCTCGATCGTGACCAGAGTTTGGAACTGCGCCGTGATCCCGCACCGCAGTTCTATACCGGACATCAGACGTATCCTGTTCACTCGGTAACGGTCACATTGCGCGGCGGCATTGGCCGCGCCCAGGTGGCACTCGTTACCTTTTCGCCGTTCCAGACCAACGCCGGCACTGGAGAGTGCATCATTCACACCCGGATGCGCGTTCGCGTTACTCATGCGGGGCGTGCGGCGCTCGATTCCGACGGGCGGTTGCCCGCTTCCACCCGGGATCTGCTCGTGCGGTTGCTGATGACACGCGGGCAGGAGTCCAGTGAAGCGGGTAATCCGGAACAGATGCTGCTGATTACCGAGCCGCAGTTCCTTCCCGCGCTTCAGCCGTTCATCGCCTGGAAGGCGCAGACCGGCGTGCTTGTTCACACGGCCATCTACTCGCACGTGGCGTCCAACGGTCCGGCGCTGCGCACCTACATTCGCGGCGTGTGTGATACGTTGCGTCCTACTCCCGGCTATCTGTTGATTGTCGGCGACGTGAATGTCATCCCGGCGTTCTACGGCTTGAACAACAGCCTGACCGATCATCCCTACAGCCTGCTGTCCGATGACGATTATCTGCCGGATATTTCCATTGGGCGCATTCCCTGCCAGACGGTAGATGACTGCGAAGTCTGGGTCAACCGATTGCTTTCCTATGAACGTGACGCCGTGCCCGAACGCAACTTCAAAGGCCTGGTCGTGTCCAGCAACTCCGGCGTGGATCCGCAACATGGCATCTACGTCGGCAACCTGCTCCGCTCCAGCGGCATGGATACCGTCGACCAGTTGCAGGAGCCCCAGACGACTACGCTCTCCAATTTCCTCACATCGATGAATGCGGGGCGGCAATGGATCTTCTACATCGGTCATGGCTTCGCCCAGGGCTGGAGTTCGATCCACCCGAATTTTGTGAATGGCAATCAGGAACAGGTCACGTCGGAGGCTGCGCCCATTGTTATTTCGGTAGCCTGTGCCACGGCAGACCTGGATTATCCCGGTGAATCGTTCGCCGAGCACTGGCTCCCCGAGCCGGGGGGCCGTGGACCTGTCGCCTATTTCGGCGCCACGGAGCGCACGCCGTTTTACTACTCGGATACTCTCGGCCTTGGCATGCTGCGCGCCGTCTTCCTGCAGGGATGTGACCGTCTCGGCACCGCTGCCGACCTTGGCCGTCTGGCGACGGCGCAATCCTTCCCGCAGCCTTCGGGCGGTGTCACGGAAGAGACCATTCAGCAATTCGTGCTGCTTGGTGATCCGTCCATGCACGTGTTCTCCGCCATTCCTGAATCGCTGACGGTCAATGCGCCGTCCACGCTTCCGCTGCATTCGACCGGATTGCCCGTGTCCGTGCAGCGTGGCAGTCAGCTCGTTGCGGGAGCCGCTATTTGCCTGATGGATGACTCGGCGCGGCTCTATCAAGTCTACCACACGGATTCGCTGGGACAGGTGTCGATTCCGCTGCAACTGACCGTTCCCGGCACGCTGCATCTGACCGTAACCGGACACAATGCCATCCCGGCCATGCGTGCCATCTCGATTGTGTCTGACACTACCGCGCATCTGACGCTGAATGCCGTGCGGGTGATGGATGCGACCGGGGACAATGATCATCAGGCGGACCGCTCCGAAAGCTGCGCTCTGCAATTTTCGTTTTTCAATTCCGGCAGGGCCGCCTCGCCGGAAGGTCTCGTTCGAGTCTCCTGTGAAGACATCCGCCTGATCTTATCGTCCCAGGCCTTAACGCTGCCTTCCATTGCTTCGGGGCAAACGGTCCATGCTCCGGAATCGCTCCGCGTCGCGGTGTCGGATTCCGTCAACGATCAGGACGTCGCGCTGTTGCGTGTGGTAACGCTGCCCGGCAACGGCGACAGCAGTGTTACCATCTATCCGCTGGTGCTTCATGCTCCGCGCTTGGTTTTTGGAAGCGCATCTCTGCAGGAAGATTCCGGCGACGGCGACGGCAATCCCAATGCCGGCGAACGCCTGGCCCTGCATTTGAAATTCCCCAATTCCGGCAGCGACCGCGCCTGGTCTCCCGCGTGCTCGATTCGCACGGCAGACCCAGCGGTGCACATTCTGGACGTGCAGTTGGATTCGCCATCCATCGCTGCCGGCGACACGCTGGTTGCGACCGCCTTCCTGCGGGCTGACAGCACCGTACCGCGCGGCTTCGAGTTCACCTACGGCTATGAACTGTCAGCGGCCCATGCCGCACCGGTTACCGGAATCGGCAGCGCGCGGATTGGGCAGATTCCGGTGTTCCTCTACGAACTCGATCCTATGCCGCAGCCGATTGACGCCGTGCAGGACGCTTTGAGCGCGCTCGGTGTGGAGCATGAGCGCGCACAGGATCTGCCACCGGATCTGTCCCGCTACATGTCCATCTGGATCTTCTGCGGCGTTTTCCCCAATGTCGTATCGCTGCCGCAAGCCGAAGCCGCGCGCATCGCACAGTATCTCGATAGCGGCGGCAACTGCTACTGGGAAGGCGGCGACGTGTGGGTCTTCGATGAAGAGACTCCGCTGCATCCGTACTTTCACATCCGCGGCATGCAGGACGGCTCATCCGATGCCGGACCGGTACAGGGTGAAACCGGAACCGCCTTTGCGCCTTATGAATTCCGATACGCGGGTGAGAACAGCTTTATTGACCGGCTCGCCCCCCTCGATAACGCCGTCACGATTCTGCGCAATGTGCGCCCCGGCGCGGTCTATCCCTTGTGCATCGCCTATGCGGGTGCGACCTATCGCACGGTAGGCAGCTCCATCGAACTCGGCGCGCTGGCCGATACCACGCTGCCGTCCACCCGCGTGCATCTTTTTCGGGACATCCTGAACTGGTTCGGCATCCCTGCCCGCATGGACACGTCGGCACCCACGGTTCGTTCTTTCGCGTCAGCATCGGTCTACACGGTGCATGCTCCGGTGTCGATCAGTGCGGATGTGCAGGATCTTAGCGGTGTACAGAGCGCATCCCTGCGCTATCGTATCGGCGACGGCATGATTCTCACCATACCCATGCACGCCGTAGCGGGCCGCTACCGGACAACGCTTGAGGAGATTCCCGCCGGGACAACGGTCTATTACAGCGTCCGCGCCACAAACGCGAGTCCCGCGCACTACACCGTGACCACTCCCGAAATCCCGCTGGACATCCCGCCGGATTCCGGCGGCATTTTCGCCGATGATCTTTCCGGAACGTGCGCTGCGGAGCTGTCCTCGCGGATCACGGCGGGCCAGGGCTGTTCGTGGTCGCTCACGCAGTATCCGCAGGGTATTCCGGTGCTCGAACTTCACTCCCGCGACGGCGAGTCCATTGCCTATACGACACAGGTGTTCGACGCATCCCGCCTGCAAAATCCGGCCATGTCTTTCTGGCAGTATTTGCGTGAAACTTCCGAGCAGCAGCGGCTGCTTGCCCGCGTCAGCGGCAGCACAGACGGCGGTCAAACCTTCCCGCATTCGGTCTGGGCCTTCACCCAGCAGGGGGGAGGCGCGCTGGAAGAGGGTGTGCAGCCGTCGGCTGCTCTGAGTTGGATGCAGGGCCGGCAGAACGTCGCGTTGCGTTTCGAGTTCTTTGGTAATGGCTACTGGCGTCTGCGTGACATCGCCGTCCGATCCACCGCACCCTCTGAGGCTGTGCCGGTCAAGGACCTGGTGATCGCCGTCGTACCCACAGGCATTCAACTCGCATGGAGCCCGGTGCCCGGCGCCGGCCGCTATGTGGTTCGCGGCTCGGTGTCCACCCATTTTGCCGACGGCTATAAGGACTTGATCATCACCCGTGATACGACGTATGCCGAGTGGGATGACACGTTGCCCACGCGCTACTATGAGGTCCAGGCCATTCTCACGGAAAGCAGTACCACGATTTCCGCCTCGCGCAGCGCTGCTGAACTGCTTCCCGCCGACCTGAAATGGAATCGAAAGCTCCAGACGCAGGCACGCCGTTGA
- a CDS encoding cold shock domain-containing protein, with product MQAVRNASQSTDQGTVKWFSTKKGFGFIETNGGEEIFVHFSSITGKGYRVLEPGDRVSFEKVPGPKGHQAFHVVVLKPQ from the coding sequence ATGCAAGCAGTCAGAAACGCCAGTCAGTCCACCGATCAGGGGACTGTAAAATGGTTTTCGACCAAGAAGGGCTTCGGATTTATTGAGACGAATGGGGGAGAGGAGATCTTTGTCCACTTCTCGTCCATTACCGGAAAAGGTTATCGGGTTCTTGAGCCCGGCGACCGCGTAAGTTTCGAAAAAGTACCGGGCCCCAAGGGGCATCAAGCCTTCCATGTTGTGGTCTTGAAACCGCAATAG
- a CDS encoding gamma carbonic anhydrase family protein, translating into MVKEPIILPFEGQFPTIHPTAWIAPGAVVIGDTVIGPESSVWFAAVIRGDVNRIRIGSKVNLQDGVICHVNVADAALTIEDKVSVGHGAMLHGCTLQMGCLVGIGARVLDHVVVGSQSLIAAGSVVREGTHVPSGELWAGIPAVKKRDLKPEEKLELLNTAEHYVLYRLHYMNAEIPV; encoded by the coding sequence ATGGTGAAAGAGCCCATTATTCTACCCTTTGAAGGGCAGTTTCCGACGATTCATCCGACCGCTTGGATCGCACCGGGCGCAGTGGTCATTGGCGATACCGTTATCGGACCCGAATCTTCTGTCTGGTTCGCGGCCGTGATCCGCGGGGATGTCAATCGCATTCGCATTGGCAGCAAGGTGAATCTTCAGGATGGGGTGATCTGTCATGTGAACGTGGCCGATGCCGCGCTCACGATTGAGGACAAGGTGTCTGTCGGTCATGGAGCCATGCTGCACGGCTGTACGCTGCAGATGGGCTGTCTGGTAGGAATCGGTGCCCGGGTGCTTGACCACGTCGTCGTCGGCAGCCAGAGCCTGATTGCCGCCGGTTCTGTGGTCCGGGAAGGCACTCATGTCCCATCGGGAGAACTTTGGGCAGGCATACCGGCGGTGAAGAAACGTGATCTAAAGCCGGAGGAAAAGCTGGAATTGCTAAACACGGCGGAACACTATGTGCTGTACCGCCTGCATTATATGAATGCGGAGATTCCAGTCTGA
- a CDS encoding CapA family protein, producing MARIKILLVFALSLAACLVSYSSMPLKPQQKTRPPLRLDECDTLFRVTLYPQGNTLRLRWEPLSGVTDWMIFRATNANLSDLQQVATVHDSSTWLESADFLATHPRAYYRIAAHWDQGTSTNYQVIENFDGMFLLQTYSAAQDSDPDAWRPLQDGAYNTSGRCIELYGNTWKREQITDTARLHAGSIWRVAAKSMRVGTMQAFGMADSANEMWYPLWGTRMQQSEAWNNTYQGWYPDSQWVLLDLPVGDDWMGRFGYYPLVRQLLFANDNDDSGAAGVLRIDEIRDVTGSISLPPVARFHWQITNRPSVDTMEVTFCSMGCDPEGPLYREFWSFGDGTSAYTTNPVHRYRSHGSYVVTLSVIDTSDRADYITQQVSDTSYTASRHISTLWGGDVMIARRYEDNGGVIDTYGPDSIFGRIQPLLQSVDLAMANLECPFTNSNRHHPTKSIYFKGRPQYTEALKFAGFEFLALANNHSMDYMEQGMIDTKHLLDSLQILSTGTGGNDEVARQPVFFSQNGLCVAILSYCNRDGSADNEQPFMGAGPAKPGFAMWDRVSIEQTIPAARQVADVVIVQVHSGIEYATEPPTLQQRMQQDVDDEDQPPLITSLLPDTGDVALRKYAIDMGADLVINHHPHVIQGCQVYDGHVIAHSMGNFAFDQQLPETFVSMAIQAQLADNHSVSSFVVHPVFIDRYIPSVATGYLGGAILDYIAELSRPMRTWTIRQPLADSSFIVMDTTAWSRSGVNYTDTLALTNRDSFAYSAPFYLRDDGYPVSVTLQGTAGGQYRVGRELLMWGNIEAEGATPWNLNSAYEKYDTVTFHAGRRSIGLNRSGGGSNSVSTNLVYRQVFPYGANCTMSGWVRGQNGNDIALQFEFWDARSGGHLIDSVLVAGPQDGTFGWTQYWRDLVDPQYGYCYDIKLRLLSPATGTGYANFDDLKLVQWENWHSGTTPMPFPSNIRYIQVRAPLGTASAVITYRKEWAVANLLPPAGSTHSE from the coding sequence GTGGCTCGAATCAAGATACTCCTTGTTTTTGCCCTGTCGCTTGCCGCCTGCCTGGTCAGCTATTCCAGCATGCCCCTCAAGCCGCAACAGAAGACTCGTCCGCCGCTCCGCCTCGACGAGTGTGATACGCTCTTCCGGGTGACACTTTATCCGCAAGGCAACACGCTCCGGCTCCGATGGGAACCGCTGTCCGGTGTCACCGACTGGATGATCTTCCGCGCCACCAATGCCAACCTGTCGGATTTGCAGCAGGTCGCCACGGTGCATGACAGCTCCACATGGCTCGAATCGGCGGATTTTCTGGCCACCCATCCTCGGGCCTATTACCGAATTGCCGCCCACTGGGACCAGGGGACTTCCACCAACTATCAGGTCATCGAGAATTTTGACGGCATGTTCCTCCTGCAAACCTATTCGGCCGCGCAGGACAGCGATCCGGATGCCTGGCGGCCCTTACAGGATGGCGCCTACAACACCTCCGGACGCTGCATCGAACTCTACGGCAACACATGGAAGCGCGAGCAGATTACCGACACCGCTCGCCTGCACGCCGGCTCCATCTGGCGCGTTGCGGCAAAGTCCATGCGTGTGGGCACCATGCAGGCTTTCGGCATGGCAGACAGCGCCAACGAGATGTGGTATCCCCTCTGGGGCACCCGCATGCAGCAATCCGAAGCGTGGAACAACACCTATCAGGGCTGGTATCCCGACAGCCAGTGGGTGCTGCTCGACCTTCCCGTCGGTGATGACTGGATGGGCCGTTTTGGCTACTATCCGCTTGTCCGCCAGTTACTGTTTGCTAATGACAATGACGATTCCGGGGCCGCTGGAGTTCTGCGCATCGACGAAATCCGCGATGTCACCGGGTCCATCAGTTTGCCGCCTGTGGCCCGCTTCCACTGGCAGATCACCAACCGACCGTCCGTGGATACCATGGAGGTCACCTTCTGCTCGATGGGCTGCGACCCGGAAGGCCCGCTTTATCGCGAGTTCTGGAGCTTCGGCGACGGCACATCCGCCTATACGACCAATCCCGTTCACCGCTACCGCTCGCACGGTTCCTATGTCGTAACGCTGAGTGTGATCGACACGTCCGACCGTGCCGATTACATTACTCAGCAGGTGTCCGACACGTCCTATACCGCCTCGCGCCATATCAGCACGCTCTGGGGCGGCGACGTCATGATCGCGCGGCGCTATGAAGACAACGGCGGCGTCATTGATACCTATGGGCCGGATTCCATCTTCGGACGCATTCAACCGCTGCTGCAGTCGGTGGATCTGGCTATGGCCAACCTCGAATGTCCGTTCACCAACAGCAATCGCCATCACCCCACCAAATCTATTTACTTCAAGGGACGCCCCCAGTACACCGAAGCGTTGAAGTTTGCCGGCTTTGAATTCCTGGCCCTCGCCAACAACCACAGTATGGATTACATGGAGCAGGGGATGATCGACACCAAGCATCTTCTGGACTCCCTGCAAATCCTCTCCACCGGAACCGGCGGCAATGATGAAGTGGCCCGGCAGCCCGTCTTCTTCTCGCAGAATGGCCTGTGTGTCGCCATTCTATCCTATTGCAACCGCGATGGCTCGGCGGACAATGAGCAGCCCTTCATGGGAGCAGGACCCGCCAAGCCCGGTTTTGCCATGTGGGACCGGGTGAGCATCGAGCAGACCATTCCTGCGGCGCGGCAGGTTGCGGATGTGGTGATCGTTCAGGTGCATTCGGGCATCGAATATGCCACCGAGCCGCCGACCCTCCAGCAACGCATGCAGCAGGATGTTGACGATGAGGATCAGCCGCCCCTGATCACAAGTTTGCTGCCCGACACCGGTGACGTGGCTCTGCGCAAGTACGCCATCGACATGGGCGCCGATCTGGTCATCAACCATCACCCCCACGTTATTCAGGGGTGCCAGGTGTATGACGGCCATGTGATCGCTCACAGCATGGGCAATTTCGCCTTTGACCAGCAATTGCCTGAGACCTTCGTCTCCATGGCGATTCAGGCGCAACTGGCGGACAACCACAGCGTCAGCAGTTTCGTCGTGCATCCCGTCTTCATTGACCGCTACATCCCCAGCGTCGCCACGGGCTACCTCGGCGGTGCGATTCTCGATTACATTGCGGAATTGTCCCGTCCGATGCGCACGTGGACCATCCGCCAGCCCCTCGCGGATTCGTCGTTCATTGTCATGGACACTACGGCATGGAGCCGCAGTGGCGTAAATTACACCGATACTCTTGCCCTGACCAACCGTGACAGCTTTGCCTATTCCGCGCCGTTTTACCTGCGGGATGACGGTTATCCGGTGAGCGTTACTCTTCAGGGAACTGCAGGCGGCCAGTACCGCGTGGGCCGCGAGTTGCTGATGTGGGGCAACATTGAAGCGGAAGGCGCGACGCCGTGGAATCTGAACAGCGCCTACGAAAAGTATGACACCGTCACCTTCCATGCCGGACGCCGCAGCATCGGGCTGAACCGCTCCGGCGGCGGCTCCAACAGCGTATCCACCAATCTGGTGTATCGCCAGGTATTCCCTTACGGCGCCAATTGCACCATGTCCGGTTGGGTTCGCGGGCAGAATGGCAATGACATTGCGTTGCAGTTCGAGTTCTGGGATGCGCGCTCCGGCGGTCATCTTATTGATTCCGTTCTTGTCGCCGGCCCGCAGGATGGGACCTTTGGCTGGACGCAATACTGGCGGGATCTGGTGGATCCGCAGTATGGCTACTGCTACGACATTAAGCTCCGTCTGCTCTCCCCGGCCACCGGGACCGGTTACGCCAACTTCGATGACCTTAAGCTGGTGCAGTGGGAAAACTGGCACAGCGGAACCACGCCGATGCCTTTCCCCAGCAATATCCGCTACATTCAGGTCCGTGCCCCTCTCGGAACGGCCTCGGCGGTAATTACCTACCGGAAGGAATGGGCGGTTGCCAATCTGCTTCCTCCCGCAGGGTCTACTCACAGCGAGTAA
- a CDS encoding AMP nucleosidase produces MITKDEIVRNWLPRYTGTPLEEFSEYILLVNFEDYVEKFARENDCQIRGVGGPMQTASSKDGITIINFGIGSPNAATIMDLLSAIKPKACLFLGKCGGLKKKVNAGDFILPIGALREGSASSLYFPPEVPALPSFNLQKTVAQVINRHGREYYTGTVYSTNRRVWEHDEKFHQYLSDVRAIGIDMECSTIFLVGFANHIPKGALLLVTDTPMVPEGVKTSASDQQVTAKFADLHLQIGVEALRELKVSGESVKHLKF; encoded by the coding sequence ATGATCACCAAAGACGAAATCGTCCGCAACTGGCTTCCCCGCTACACGGGAACGCCGCTCGAAGAGTTTTCCGAGTACATTCTGCTGGTGAACTTCGAGGATTATGTCGAGAAGTTCGCGCGGGAAAACGATTGCCAGATCCGTGGCGTCGGCGGCCCGATGCAGACGGCGAGCAGCAAGGACGGGATCACGATCATCAATTTCGGCATTGGTTCGCCGAATGCGGCCACGATCATGGATCTGCTGTCAGCCATCAAGCCCAAAGCCTGCCTGTTTCTGGGCAAGTGCGGTGGGCTGAAGAAGAAGGTCAACGCGGGGGATTTCATACTGCCGATCGGCGCCCTGCGCGAAGGCTCAGCGTCATCGCTTTATTTCCCCCCTGAAGTTCCCGCTCTGCCATCGTTCAACCTGCAGAAGACCGTGGCGCAGGTCATCAACCGTCATGGCCGGGAATATTACACCGGCACCGTCTACTCGACCAACCGCCGGGTATGGGAACATGATGAGAAGTTCCACCAGTATCTGAGTGACGTGCGCGCCATTGGTATCGACATGGAGTGCTCGACGATCTTTCTGGTGGGTTTTGCGAATCATATTCCGAAAGGCGCGCTGCTGCTGGTGACGGATACGCCGATGGTGCCGGAAGGCGTCAAGACGAGCGCCTCCGATCAACAGGTTACGGCGAAGTTTGCCGACCTGCATTTGCAGATTGGCGTTGAGGCGCTGCGCGAACTCAAAGTCAGCGGCGAAAGTGTCAAGCATCTGAAATTCTGA